In one window of Drosophila mauritiana strain mau12 chromosome X, ASM438214v1, whole genome shotgun sequence DNA:
- the LOC117147419 gene encoding E3 ubiquitin-protein ligase KCMF1, whose amino-acid sequence MVHYRTQETSGSPPMPLRQSGHTSGHCNVRCDGCGNSNMTFYRYKCLRCLDYDLCSVCKEKGVLNGLHLKEHPLQCLMDRDALELHFAGEPIPILCADSFTCPVCGEMGFSLWNLKMHCRDNHTMAHTVVICPVCAAVPLSQPSQIDHITNHLLFSPSH is encoded by the exons atGGTACATTACCGCACACAAGAAACT AGTGGTTCGCCACCGATGCCCCTTCGCCAGAGCGGGCACACGTCGGGTCACTGTAATGTGCGCTGCGACGGCTGCGGCAACAGCAATATGACCTTCTATCGCTACAAGTGCCTGCGCTGCCTGGACTACGACCTTTGCTCCGTCTGCAAGGAAAAGGGGGTCTTGAACGGGTTGCACCTTAAGGAGCACCCGCTCCAGTGCCTAATGGATCGTGATGCCCTTGAGCTGCATTTCGCCGGCGAGCCGATTCCGATTTTGTGCGCCGACAGCTTCACGTGCCCTGTGTGCGGCGAAATGGGGTTTTCCTTGTGGAATCTGAAGATGCACTGCCGAGACAACCATACCATGGCGCACACAGTCGTTATTTGCCCGGTCTGCGCGGCGGTCCCATTGTCGCAACCGAGTCAAATCGATCACATTACCAATCACTTGTTGTTCTCGCCATCGCATTGA
- the LOC117148090 gene encoding integumentary mucin C.1 — protein sequence MRASTLFFGLLLVASCSSILARPQESTTPSTTTSTTTTTTTTPKPEESSTTTTTTTTTTEKPKSESTTASTTTTSTTPSTTPSTTPSTTPSTTPSTTPSTTTTTTTTTTPKPDDDEAAKLLQQCAELSRRKKRGGSSSSEEDDSGEKKSAKKERKQLKKLCKQLKKQQERKQEKAQKSALSELAEALKNYNQKQKN from the coding sequence ATGCGCGCTTCCACACTGTTTTTCGGCCTGCTGCTGGTGGCCAGCTGCTCCTCGATTCTGGCCAGGCCACAGGAGAGTACTACGCCGAGCACCACCAcctcaaccaccaccaccaccaccacgacTCCGAAGCCTGAAGAGTCGTCTACAACCActacgacgacgacgacgacaacggAAAAGCCCAAATCAGAGTCCACAACTGCCAGTACGACCACCACAAGCACCACTCCCAGCACCACCCCCAGCACCACCCCCAGCACCACCCCCAGCACCACCCCCAGCACCACTCCCAGCACCACCACAACCACTACTACGACCACCACTCCGAAGCCCGATGATGATGAGGCCGCCAAGCTGCTGCAACAATGTGCCGAGTTGAGCCGCCGGAAGAAGCGGGGCGGATCTTCCTCGTCCGAAGAGGACGACAGTGGCGAGAAGAAGTCGGCGAAGAAGGAGCGCAAGCAGTTGAAGAAACTGTGCAAGCAGTTGAAGAAGCAGCAGGAGCGCAAGCAGGAGAAGGCCCAGAAATCGGCACTATCGGAACTGGCCGAGGCCTTGAAAAACTACAACCAAAAGCAGAAGAACTAA
- the LOC117148088 gene encoding putative uncharacterized protein DDB_G0288537 isoform X2, which yields MEVKPTKPMIVNAPPKKVPLLEAPKSNGSKPLQVTGFITKSGNIYEIEDKRGSIGSIEGRQADQDQIVCNYGNVVIYSDVPCDQVKNVRVGEVKPLKEDRVELTTEKNHADGEGEQQSQDMQQEQQQPQDAADSQDQEQEQDQDQQSVQPNHPRGQQNNRRRRRRPQQQQQQQRLQQQRRRRQQQQKLQQRRRNGNGNNSLRRRRNRNNNNNNLNRQQQRRRRPGNNNNNNNNRRRLNNNNNNKQRQQQHRHQQQQQQRRRRPNRNINRQQQQQRRRLHDDNI from the coding sequence ATGGAGGTCAAGCCCACGAAGCCCATGATAGTGAATGCTCCGCCAAAGAAAGTGCCGCTCCTGGAAGCTCCGAAGAGCAATGGCAGCAAGCCGCTGCAGGTCACCGGATTCATCACCAAGTCCGGCAACATCTACGAGATTGAGGACAAACGGGGCTCCATTGGCTCCATCGAGGGTCGCCAGGCGGATCAGGACCAGATTGTCTGCAACTACGGCAACGTGGTGATCTACAGCGATGTGCCCTGTGACCAGGTCAAGAATGTGCGCGTGGGCGAGGTCAAGCCCTTGAAGGAGGATCGCGTCGAGCTCACCACTGAGAAAAACCATGCCGATGGCGAAGGCGAACAGCAATCGCAGGACATgcaacaggagcagcagcagccgcaggaCGCAGCTGATAGTCAGgatcaggagcaggagcaggaccaGGACCAGCAGTCCGTGCAGCCGAACCATCCCAGGGGTCAGCAGAACAATCGCCGACGTCGCCGTCgtccgcagcagcagcagcagcagcaaaggctgcagcagcaacgtcgtcggcgacagcagcaacagaagttgcagcagcgacgccgcaacggcaacggcaacaacagctTGCGTCGTCGTCGCaaccgcaacaacaacaacaacaacctgAACCGCCAGCAGCAGAGACGTCGTCGCcctggcaacaacaacaacaacaacaacaacaggcgacgcctcaacaacaacaacaacaacaagcagcgacagcagcaacaccgccatcagcagcaacaacaacaacgccgTCGCCGACCGAACAGAAATATCaatcgacagcagcagcagcagcgtcgTCGCCTTCACGACGACAACATCTGA
- the LOC117148088 gene encoding UPF0746 protein DDB_G0281095 isoform X1, with amino-acid sequence MMCGKGFGMILVLIWATALSSDLSLVSGQTVAPLTSSTSAPPKMEVKPTKPMIVNAPPKKVPLLEAPKSNGSKPLQVTGFITKSGNIYEIEDKRGSIGSIEGRQADQDQIVCNYGNVVIYSDVPCDQVKNVRVGEVKPLKEDRVELTTEKNHADGEGEQQSQDMQQEQQQPQDAADSQDQEQEQDQDQQSVQPNHPRGQQNNRRRRRRPQQQQQQQRLQQQRRRRQQQQKLQQRRRNGNGNNSLRRRRNRNNNNNNLNRQQQRRRRPGNNNNNNNNRRRLNNNNNNKQRQQQHRHQQQQQQRRRRPNRNINRQQQQQRRRLHDDNI; translated from the exons ATGATGTGCGGCAAGGGATTCGGGATGATCCTGGTCCTGATTTGGGCCACGGCCCTTTCCAGCGACCTCTCGCTGGTGAGCG GTCAAACGGTGGCGCCGCTGACGAGCTCCACGAGTGCTCCACCCAAAATGGAGGTCAAGCCCACGAAGCCCATGATAGTGAATGCTCCGCCAAAGAAAGTGCCGCTCCTGGAAGCTCCGAAGAGCAATGGCAGCAAGCCGCTGCAGGTCACCGGATTCATCACCAAGTCCGGCAACATCTACGAGATTGAGGACAAACGGGGCTCCATTGGCTCCATCGAGGGTCGCCAGGCGGATCAGGACCAGATTGTCTGCAACTACGGCAACGTGGTGATCTACAGCGATGTGCCCTGTGACCAGGTCAAGAATGTGCGCGTGGGCGAGGTCAAGCCCTTGAAGGAGGATCGCGTCGAGCTCACCACTGAGAAAAACCATGCCGATGGCGAAGGCGAACAGCAATCGCAGGACATgcaacaggagcagcagcagccgcaggaCGCAGCTGATAGTCAGgatcaggagcaggagcaggaccaGGACCAGCAGTCCGTGCAGCCGAACCATCCCAGGGGTCAGCAGAACAATCGCCGACGTCGCCGTCgtccgcagcagcagcagcagcagcaaaggctgcagcagcaacgtcgtcggcgacagcagcaacagaagttgcagcagcgacgccgcaacggcaacggcaacaacagctTGCGTCGTCGTCGCaaccgcaacaacaacaacaacaacctgAACCGCCAGCAGCAGAGACGTCGTCGCcctggcaacaacaacaacaacaacaacaacaggcgacgcctcaacaacaacaacaacaacaagcagcgacagcagcaacaccgccatcagcagcaacaacaacaacgccgTCGCCGACCGAACAGAAATATCaatcgacagcagcagcagcagcgtcgTCGCCTTCACGACGACAACATCTGA